The following coding sequences are from one uncultured Bacteroides sp. window:
- a CDS encoding SLBB domain-containing protein has translation MHRFITLFLFISLFTGMAMAQQMSDDQVVQYLKEAQTQGKSQKQMTIELMRNGVTTEQIDRLKAKYEESQKAVGTNNQKTTISRQRNDNDGDEKESIKDIHKTGTDSADEVASENNKNSGEQIFGHNLFTNRRLTFEPNANMATPQDYRLGPGDEVIIDVWGVSENTIQQTISPEGSILVNNLGPVYLNGMTVKEANAYLQREFSKIYSGIGGSTPTSKIKLTLGQIRTIQINIMGEVAVPGTYTLSSFSSVFHALYRAGGVNSIGSLRSIKVVRSGKTIADLDVYDFIMKGKMKDDVRLQEGDVIIVSPYDCLIKISGKVKRPMFYEMKSGETLSAALKYAGGFMGEAYKKAVRLIRKTGREHQIFNVDEMDYSVFKVEDGDVLSVSSVLDRFENRVEIRGAVYRPGLYQVDGTVNTVKLLIKKAEGLRGDAFMNRAVIHRENEDLSREVIPVDLKALLAGTVPDIPLQKNDIVYIPSINDLKEEGTLTIHGEVASPGTYLYANNMSIEDLILQADGLLEAASTARIDVTRRIKNPKSTQLSNVIGKTFSFDFKDGYVVGNGNSFHLEPFDEVYVRRSPAYHAQQNVAVVGEVLFAGNYALSKKNERLSDLVTKAGGVTPDAYIKGARLTRKMTIEEFKRKQDAIRMAGRNTKDSIVIDPLDMADTYSVGINLAEALANPGSDYDMVLRENDQLFIPELISTVKITGAVMYPNTVLYREGKKLSYYIDQAGGYDAMARKRRAYVVRMNGTVSRLKSRSASDIEPGCEIIIPRKEEKRKMSTAETVALGTSFASLAAVIATLVNLFK, from the coding sequence ATGCATAGATTTATTACGCTATTCCTTTTTATATCTCTTTTTACGGGAATGGCTATGGCTCAGCAAATGTCTGATGACCAGGTGGTTCAGTATCTGAAAGAAGCCCAGACTCAGGGGAAGTCTCAAAAGCAGATGACTATTGAATTGATGAGAAATGGTGTAACAACTGAACAGATTGATAGATTAAAGGCTAAATATGAGGAAAGTCAGAAGGCTGTTGGTACAAATAATCAGAAAACAACGATTTCCCGCCAACGAAATGATAATGATGGTGACGAAAAGGAAAGTATAAAAGATATACATAAAACCGGAACTGATAGTGCAGATGAGGTGGCTTCGGAAAATAATAAGAATTCGGGAGAACAAATTTTTGGGCATAATCTTTTTACAAATAGGAGGCTAACTTTTGAGCCTAATGCGAATATGGCGACTCCTCAGGATTACCGCTTGGGACCTGGAGATGAGGTTATTATAGATGTATGGGGTGTTTCAGAAAATACAATTCAGCAAACAATTTCTCCTGAGGGAAGCATTTTGGTTAACAACCTTGGGCCTGTGTATCTTAATGGTATGACTGTGAAGGAGGCGAATGCTTATTTACAGCGTGAGTTTTCTAAAATTTATTCGGGTATTGGGGGAAGTACGCCGACTTCTAAGATTAAACTGACTCTAGGACAGATACGTACTATACAAATAAATATAATGGGAGAGGTTGCTGTTCCAGGCACGTATACTCTTTCTTCTTTCTCTTCTGTGTTCCATGCTTTGTATCGTGCAGGCGGTGTTAATAGTATCGGTAGTCTACGCAGTATAAAGGTGGTTCGCTCGGGAAAAACGATCGCTGATTTGGATGTTTATGATTTTATCATGAAAGGAAAAATGAAGGATGATGTTCGCCTTCAGGAGGGGGATGTTATCATAGTTAGCCCTTATGATTGTTTAATTAAGATATCGGGAAAAGTAAAAAGACCGATGTTTTATGAGATGAAATCTGGAGAGACTTTGTCTGCGGCTTTGAAGTATGCCGGGGGATTTATGGGAGAAGCATATAAGAAAGCGGTGCGCTTAATTCGTAAAACGGGTCGCGAGCATCAGATTTTTAATGTAGATGAAATGGACTATTCTGTCTTTAAGGTGGAAGATGGTGATGTTTTGTCTGTCAGTTCAGTGCTTGATCGTTTTGAGAATAGAGTAGAGATAAGGGGAGCTGTTTATAGACCTGGATTATATCAGGTTGACGGTACAGTGAATACGGTTAAATTGTTGATAAAGAAGGCTGAAGGATTACGGGGTGACGCTTTTATGAATCGGGCTGTGATACATAGAGAGAATGAAGATCTTTCTCGTGAGGTTATTCCGGTTGATTTGAAAGCTTTGCTTGCAGGAACGGTACCGGATATACCTTTGCAAAAGAATGACATTGTTTATATCCCTAGCATTAATGATCTAAAAGAGGAGGGCACTCTTACAATACATGGTGAAGTAGCTAGTCCCGGAACATATTTGTATGCTAACAACATGTCTATTGAGGACCTTATATTGCAGGCGGATGGTTTGCTCGAGGCTGCTTCTACTGCTCGTATTGATGTGACTAGACGTATAAAGAATCCGAAAAGTACTCAGCTGAGCAATGTTATAGGAAAAACTTTTTCTTTTGATTTCAAAGATGGGTATGTTGTAGGAAATGGGAATAGTTTCCATTTAGAGCCTTTTGATGAAGTGTATGTTCGCCGAAGCCCTGCTTATCATGCGCAGCAGAATGTTGCTGTTGTGGGTGAAGTTTTATTTGCAGGTAATTATGCTCTTTCTAAGAAAAATGAACGTTTGAGTGATTTGGTAACAAAAGCCGGCGGAGTTACTCCTGATGCGTATATTAAAGGAGCTCGTTTGACTCGAAAGATGACGATAGAGGAGTTTAAGAGAAAACAAGATGCTATTCGCATGGCCGGAAGGAATACGAAAGATTCTATTGTCATTGATCCACTTGATATGGCTGATACTTACTCTGTGGGCATAAATTTAGCTGAAGCGTTAGCTAATCCGGGTTCTGATTATGATATGGTGTTGCGTGAAAATGATCAGTTATTTATTCCTGAATTAATCAGTACTGTTAAGATCACAGGTGCTGTGATGTATCCAAATACTGTATTGTACAGAGAAGGCAAAAAATTAAGTTACTATATTGATCAGGCGGGAGGTTATGATGCTATGGCAAGGAAACGTAGAGCTTATGTGGTGCGTATGAATGGAACTGTTTCTCGCTTGAAATCTCGTTCTGCTTCGGATATTGAGCCGGGATGTGAAATTATTATTCCGAGAAAGGAGGAAAAACGTAAAATGAGTACGGCTGAAACTGTTGCTTTAGGTACGTCTTTCGCTTCTTTGGCTGCCGTAATTGCAACATTGGTAAACTTATTTAAGTAA
- a CDS encoding transposase has translation MPKKPIDYKYILSMFLPKGMLDYFDFTDYSDMGDYYIFSLEEKNTIPDEYSSLPLVSKGFYPEITVTDFPVRDRTVYLKVKRRRWEDKQTGKTYSRDWQLVADGTRITAEFGSFLKELS, from the coding sequence ATGCCAAAGAAACCAATCGATTATAAGTATATATTGTCCATGTTCCTTCCCAAAGGGATGCTTGACTATTTTGATTTTACGGACTATTCAGATATGGGTGATTATTATATATTCTCTCTTGAAGAGAAAAATACCATACCGGACGAGTATTCAAGTCTTCCGCTAGTTTCAAAAGGTTTCTATCCCGAGATAACAGTTACCGATTTTCCTGTTCGTGACCGCACTGTATATTTAAAAGTTAAACGTCGCAGATGGGAGGATAAGCAAACGGGTAAGACATACAGCAGGGACTGGCAATTGGTTGCAGACGGAACTAGGATAACAGCCGAGTTCGGTTCTTTTTTAAAAGAGCTATCTTGA
- a CDS encoding contractile injection system tape measure protein, with protein MIQESTSEIFWINNAGIVLLSPFLPRLFSMFKLVESGLFIDDNARVKAIYLIIYSIYGVIDIQDNELKLFKVLVGFDVDVVIPSAIEITDNEKETVAIMLDSVIQHWTKIGNTSVEGLRKSFLQREGNLEEKEDYYILNVEERAYDVLLDSIPWSFAEIRFPWMAKPMEVSWR; from the coding sequence ATGATACAGGAATCAACATCAGAAATATTCTGGATAAATAATGCTGGCATCGTTCTTTTGAGTCCTTTCCTACCAAGGCTATTCTCGATGTTCAAACTTGTAGAAAGCGGGCTATTTATAGACGATAATGCCAGAGTAAAAGCAATTTATCTAATTATCTATTCGATATACGGAGTGATCGATATTCAAGACAATGAATTAAAACTCTTCAAAGTCCTTGTAGGCTTTGATGTAGATGTAGTAATACCTTCGGCAATCGAAATTACTGATAACGAAAAAGAGACTGTTGCGATTATGCTAGATTCAGTGATACAGCATTGGACGAAAATAGGCAATACATCTGTAGAAGGACTCAGGAAATCGTTCCTACAACGTGAGGGTAATTTGGAAGAGAAAGAGGATTATTATATACTCAATGTGGAGGAAAGAGCTTATGATGTGCTCTTAGACTCTATCCCGTGGAGTTTCGCAGAAATTAGATTTCCTTGGATGGCAAAGCCAATGGAGGTAAGCTGGAGATAA
- a CDS encoding alpha/beta hydrolase, with protein sequence MSVLSNQLKAQSPDVSVEDIRFESEGVTLVGTIYTSQHSHAAVVLVHGSDQTPRMRNFASLLAKKGISVLTYDKRGVGESGGIYVGPEVGTNNIDSANLNLLAKDAIAAINILHQHQRDKNAPIGLVGFSQAGWIIPIAANKNSLVNFMVLFSGSTVSTLEQLRFQFFTEGKPDFWDNHTEAEVQEHIRNAADRYQFANTDPCDALSRLSIPGLWLFGERDVQVPVGLSIECLNALKVQGKPYEYCLFSTLGHHVSGSAEPIGIAVHWIKNR encoded by the coding sequence TTGTCAGTATTATCAAATCAGCTAAAAGCCCAATCACCGGACGTGAGCGTTGAGGATATCAGATTTGAAAGCGAGGGAGTCACTCTTGTTGGTACGATCTACACGTCGCAACATTCACATGCCGCGGTAGTTCTGGTACATGGTTCTGATCAGACCCCTCGAATGAGAAATTTTGCATCGCTTTTGGCTAAAAAAGGCATTTCGGTGTTAACATATGACAAACGTGGAGTTGGTGAATCGGGTGGGATTTATGTCGGTCCGGAAGTGGGTACTAACAACATTGATTCTGCTAATCTCAACCTCTTGGCCAAAGATGCAATCGCTGCTATAAATATACTTCATCAGCATCAGCGAGACAAAAATGCACCTATCGGTTTGGTCGGTTTCAGTCAGGCAGGGTGGATAATTCCCATTGCCGCAAACAAAAATTCTCTTGTGAACTTTATGGTGTTGTTTAGTGGATCTACGGTTTCAACTCTAGAGCAACTTAGGTTTCAGTTTTTTACAGAAGGGAAACCTGATTTTTGGGACAATCACACCGAAGCTGAGGTACAAGAACACATACGTAATGCTGCAGATCGCTATCAATTTGCAAACACTGATCCTTGCGACGCTCTTAGCAGGCTCTCGATTCCAGGGCTTTGGCTTTTTGGCGAGAGGGATGTACAAGTTCCAGTAGGACTATCGATAGAGTGCCTCAATGCACTCAAGGTACAAGGGAAACCTTACGAATATTGCTTATTTTCAACACTTGGACATCATGTTTCGGGATCTGCTGAACCGATTGGCATTGCTGTTCATTGGATTAAAAATAGATAG
- a CDS encoding helix-turn-helix transcriptional regulator — protein sequence MKHNARIFVDQGILVYAGKSCETKEHKHYAIQIGIVLGGIYKLYIDKEEHTDESFIIHSNIPHKHISIDGALLCILIDPTTALGHTLISNFPAPYQPLPISSKALMDLKDEISHNTHSIANLKDRIFELLNLAPTEGTTDYRISLLIEKISSANTLEINLDTLIKDIPLSKSRIRSLFKENTGLSIQRYILWIKIKKAFYYIMQNQSLSEAAFLAGFADYAHLSRVIHQISGLDMKTLLKDSYLVQDS from the coding sequence ATGAAACATAACGCAAGAATATTTGTTGACCAGGGAATATTAGTATATGCAGGAAAGTCATGTGAAACAAAAGAGCACAAACATTATGCCATACAAATAGGAATTGTGCTAGGTGGTATCTACAAATTATACATCGACAAGGAAGAGCATACAGATGAAAGCTTTATCATCCATTCAAATATTCCGCATAAGCATATCTCCATTGATGGAGCATTGCTTTGTATTTTAATTGACCCGACAACAGCGTTGGGTCATACATTAATTTCTAATTTTCCTGCGCCATATCAACCTCTTCCTATTTCTTCTAAAGCTCTAATGGATTTAAAAGATGAAATTTCACACAACACCCACTCTATTGCCAACTTAAAAGATAGAATATTCGAACTCTTAAACTTGGCACCGACGGAAGGAACTACAGACTATCGCATTTCTCTATTAATTGAAAAAATATCATCGGCAAATACTCTTGAGATAAATTTAGATACACTGATTAAAGACATTCCATTATCCAAAAGTAGAATTCGCTCTCTTTTTAAAGAAAATACGGGTTTATCAATTCAACGATACATCTTGTGGATAAAAATAAAAAAAGCATTTTATTATATTATGCAAAATCAAAGTTTGTCTGAGGCTGCTTTTTTAGCCGGATTTGCCGATTATGCCCATTTAAGTAGAGTTATTCATCAAATATCAGGGCTGGATATGAAGACATTACTAAAAGACAGTTATCTCGTTCAAGATTCTTAA
- a CDS encoding DUF6078 family protein, with translation MNNDFDYGSVPFGYAHCFNHQCPKGNHCMRHMVALNATPNIPYITIVNPTCIPTDANSCPYFKQSQKIHVAWGISHLLDKVPHKEANILKELFLNHFGRNLYYRFYRKERFITPEEQNFIQQAFTKEGVLEKPQYESYSEEYSW, from the coding sequence ATGAACAACGATTTTGATTATGGTTCTGTACCCTTCGGCTATGCCCATTGTTTTAACCACCAATGCCCTAAAGGGAATCATTGTATGCGCCACATGGTAGCGCTTAATGCCACCCCAAACATCCCTTATATCACTATTGTAAATCCTACTTGCATCCCAACCGACGCCAACTCTTGTCCTTACTTCAAACAGTCTCAAAAAATACATGTAGCTTGGGGCATCTCTCATCTACTGGATAAGGTGCCGCACAAAGAGGCGAACATCTTGAAAGAACTATTTCTCAACCATTTCGGCAGGAATCTCTATTACCGCTTCTATCGCAAAGAGCGTTTCATCACGCCCGAAGAGCAGAATTTCATCCAACAAGCTTTTACGAAGGAAGGAGTGCTCGAAAAGCCTCAATACGAATCTTATAGCGAAGAGTATAGTTGGTAA
- a CDS encoding transposase, protein MKSKTLNDYYKEHLSGYRSWNQLSHADEYMYFKDNLGENISIDETAFSNGELYTIVTNKAGHGKHGTVIAMIKGTKAEDVCKYLMKLPEGKRRMVKNVTLDMAGSMRQIAKRCFPYATQIIDRFHVQMQMQEALQELRVQYRWQAIEQENSDIQRARTERRKYIPQCFDNGDTIRQLLVRSRYLLFKSPDKWTNSQRIRAEILFKQFDDIKQLYYLALQLGQIYSQNYDKNVARAKLALWFNKVEEWNYPQFNTVIETFKNHNDRILNFFENRLTNAAAESFNAKLKSFRATFRGVNDVKFYLYRVMMLYA, encoded by the coding sequence ATGAAGTCTAAGACACTTAACGATTACTACAAAGAACATCTAAGCGGCTATCGTTCCTGGAACCAGCTCTCGCATGCTGATGAGTATATGTATTTCAAGGACAATTTAGGTGAGAATATATCTATTGACGAAACAGCCTTCAGCAATGGAGAGCTATATACCATTGTAACCAATAAAGCAGGTCATGGTAAGCATGGTACGGTTATAGCCATGATAAAGGGAACAAAAGCTGAGGATGTATGCAAATACCTGATGAAGTTACCAGAAGGAAAACGTAGGATGGTCAAGAACGTGACACTTGACATGGCCGGAAGTATGAGACAAATAGCCAAGAGGTGTTTTCCTTACGCTACGCAGATCATAGACCGCTTTCATGTACAAATGCAGATGCAGGAAGCATTGCAGGAGCTACGTGTGCAATATCGATGGCAGGCTATTGAGCAGGAGAACTCAGATATACAAAGAGCAAGAACAGAAAGAAGAAAATATATACCTCAATGTTTTGATAACGGAGATACCATCAGGCAGCTTCTTGTCCGAAGCAGATATCTACTATTCAAGAGTCCTGATAAATGGACAAACTCTCAAAGAATAAGGGCTGAAATACTCTTTAAACAGTTTGACGATATAAAACAATTATATTATTTGGCTCTGCAACTCGGACAGATATACTCTCAAAACTATGATAAAAATGTTGCAAGAGCAAAGCTTGCACTGTGGTTCAACAAGGTAGAGGAATGGAATTACCCTCAGTTCAATACGGTAATAGAAACCTTTAAAAATCACAATGATAGGATATTGAATTTCTTTGAAAACAGACTCACAAATGCAGCAGCTGAATCTTTCAATGCCAAGCTTAAATCCTTTAGGGCTACATTCAGAGGAGTAAATGATGTAAAATTCTATCTTTATAGAGTGATGATGCTATATGCGTAA
- a CDS encoding DsrE family protein encodes MDKLNILWTTDNKDTIFNMLSMYAINSIRKNWYGQVNVIIWGASVKLAGYDTQVQTEIMEMLHAGVTIEACKDCCDNFGATETLTKLGVTVRYMGEPMTSYIKKEEYLITV; translated from the coding sequence ATGGACAAACTTAATATTCTTTGGACAACGGACAACAAGGATACTATTTTCAATATGTTGTCAATGTATGCCATCAATTCCATTAGAAAGAATTGGTATGGGCAAGTAAATGTTATCATTTGGGGAGCTTCAGTAAAGCTGGCTGGTTATGATACGCAGGTACAGACTGAAATTATGGAGATGTTGCACGCAGGTGTAACCATTGAAGCTTGCAAAGACTGCTGTGATAATTTTGGAGCTACGGAAACTTTAACAAAACTTGGTGTAACAGTCCGTTATATGGGAGAGCCTATGACTTCTTATATAAAGAAGGAAGAGTATCTTATTACGGTGTAA
- a CDS encoding HXXEE domain-containing protein has product MIFNVEILKQLFFVIPFVLFIHEMEEWNIFHYHQKNYPTGVVKESILGTRLWLFFLSFIGFAWTLVCYLIPNLTVSTIIMMFLVDFTILNSLQHIVLTLKTKKYNPGFLFGGLVAMFVAVVFIVNVLHHDIIPTWGVILLLFLIFPVLIESVISSKKNKLPLMLKGILKVSDKLEDFMSR; this is encoded by the coding sequence ATGATCTTTAACGTAGAAATTTTGAAACAATTATTTTTTGTTATTCCATTTGTATTATTTATACACGAGATGGAGGAGTGGAACATATTTCATTATCATCAAAAAAACTATCCAACCGGGGTTGTTAAAGAGAGTATTTTAGGAACCAGACTTTGGCTGTTCTTTCTAAGTTTTATTGGATTTGCGTGGACTCTGGTTTGTTACTTAATACCTAACTTAACAGTCAGCACCATAATCATGATGTTTTTAGTTGACTTTACAATACTAAATTCATTGCAACATATTGTTTTGACTTTAAAGACTAAAAAGTACAATCCGGGATTTTTGTTTGGAGGACTTGTTGCAATGTTTGTAGCTGTTGTGTTCATAGTTAATGTATTGCATCATGACATCATTCCAACTTGGGGAGTAATCTTATTGTTGTTCTTGATATTTCCTGTATTGATTGAGAGCGTTATTAGTTCTAAGAAGAACAAATTGCCATTGATGCTAAAGGGAATATTGAAAGTCTCAGATAAGCTTGAAGATTTTATGTCACGCTAA